One Setaria viridis chromosome 5, Setaria_viridis_v4.0, whole genome shotgun sequence genomic region harbors:
- the LOC117859225 gene encoding uncharacterized protein, with amino-acid sequence MPPGVMGGRRRGRWRSAWAAPPPLLLWCALAMAWVGCALAVDAQGAALLAWKRTLRGDAEEALGDWRDSDASPCRWTGVSCDAAGRVTGLSLQFVDLHGGAPADLSAVGATLSRLVLTGTNLTGPIPPGLGDQLPVLTHLDLSNNALTGPIPVSLCRPGSKLESLYVNSNRLEGAIPDAIGNLTALRELIFYDNQLEGTIPASIGQMASLEVIRGGGNKNLQGALPPEIGDCSNLTMLGLAETSISGPLPASLGKLKSLDTIAIYTALLSGPIPPELGDCSSLTNIYLYENALSGSIPPQLGKLRNLKNLLLWQNNLVGVIPPELGACTGLTVLDLSMNGLIGHIPASLGNLTSLQELQLSVNKVSGPIPAELARCINLTDLELDNNQISGGIPAEIGKLTALRMLYLWANQLTGSIPPAIGGCVSLESLDLSQNALTGPIPRSLFQLPRLSKLLMIDNTLSGEIPPEIGNCTSLVRFRASGNHLAGAIPPEVGKLGNLSFLDLSSNRLSGAIPADIAGCRNLTFVDLHGNAITGVLPPGLFHDMPSLQYLDLSYNSISGVIPSDIGRLGSLTKLVLGGNRLTGQIPPEIGSCSRLQLLDLGGNALSGAIPASIGKIPGLEIALNLSCNGLSGAIPKEFAGLVRLGVLDVSHNQLSGDLQPLSALQNLVALNISFNSFAGRAPATAFFAKLPTSDVEGNPGLCLTRCPGDASDRERASRRAAKVATAVLLSALVALLAAAAFLLVGRRRGSARGAGDGDDKDAEMLPPWDVTLYQKVEISVGDVARSLTPANVIGKGWSGSVYRAAVPSTGGVTIAVKKFRSCDEASAEAFACEVGVLPRVRHRNIVRLLGWAANRRTRLLFYDYLPNGTLGGLLHGGGAVAEWEVRLAIAVGVAEGLAYLHHDCVPAILHRDVKADNILLGERYEACLADFGLARVADDGANSSPPPFAGSYGYIAPEYGCMSKITTKSDVYSFGVVLLEVITGRRPVEAAFGEGRSVVQWVREHLHQKRDPAGVVDPRLQGRPDAQVQEMLQALGIALLCASARPEDRPTMKDVAALLRGLRNDDGAEARKVSGGGSGGARLDSAKWAADAPSPTKPTALPRPAQAQSQSQSSSLAYSM; translated from the exons ATGCCTCCCGGCGTGATGGGCGGTAGGAGACGAGGCAGGTGGAGGAGCgcgtgggcggcgccgccgccgctgctgctgtggTGCGCGCTCGCCATGGCGTGGGTGGGCTGCGCGCTCGCCGTGGACGCGCAGGGCGCGGCGCTGCTGGCGTGGAAGCGCACGCTGCGTGGCGACGCGGAGGAGGCGCTCGGGGACTGGAGGGACTCGGACGCGTCGCCGTGCCGGTGGACGGGCGTGTCGTGCGACGCCGCGGGCCGGGTCACGGGGCTCAGCCTGCAGTTCGTCGacctccacggcggcgcgccggcggacCTCTCCGCGGTGGGCGCCACGCTGTCGCGGCTGGTGCTCACGGGCACCAACCTGACGGGGCCCATCCCGCCGGGGCTCGGGGACCAGCTGCCGGTGCTCACGCACCTCGACCTCAGCAACAATGCCCTCACGGGGCCCATCCCAGTGAGCCTGTGCCGGCCCGGGAGCAAGCTGGAGAGCCTGTACGTGAACTCGAACCGCCTCGAGGGCGCCATCCCGGACGCCATCGGCAACCTCACGGCGCTGCGGGAGCTCATCTTCTACGACAACCAGCTCGAGGGCACCATACCGGCGTCCATCGGCCAGATGGCCAGCCTCGAGGtcatccgcggcggcggcaacaagAACCTCCAGGGCGCGCTCCCGCCGGAGATCGGCGACTGCTCCAACCTCACCATGCTCGGCCTCGCCGAGACCAGCATCTCCGGCCCTCTCCCGGCGAGCCTCGGCAAGCTCAAGAGCCTCGACACCATCGCCATCTACACCGCCCTCCTCTCCGGCCCgatcccgccggagctcggcgacTGCAGCAGCCTGACCAACATCTACCTCTACGAGAACGCGCTCTCCGGCTCCATCCCGCCGCAGCTCGGCAAGCTCAGAAACCTCAAGAACCTGCTGCTGTGGCAGAACAACCTCGTCGGCGtcatcccgccggagctcggggCGTGCACGGGGCTCACCGTGCTGGACCTCTCCATGAACGGTCTCATCGGCCACATCCCGGCGTCACTGGGGAATCTGACGTCGTTGCAGGAACTCCAGCTCAGCGTGAACAAGGTGTCGGGCCCCATCCCCGCCGAGCTCGCGCGCTGCATCAACCTCACCGACCTGGAACTCGACAACAACCAGATATCCGGCGGCATCCCCGCCGAGATCGGCAAGCTCACGGCGCTGCGCATGCTCTACCTCTGGGCCAACCAGCTCACCGGGAGCATCCCGCCGGCGATCGGCGGCTGCGTGAGCCTCGAGTCGCTCGACCTGTCGCAGAACGCGCTCACCGGGCCCATCCCGCGCTCCCTGTTCCAGCTGCCGCGGCTGTCCAAGCTGCTCATGATCGACAACACCTTATCCGGCGAGATACCACCGGAGATCGGCAACTGCACGTCGCTCGTCCGGTTCCGGGCCAGTGGCaaccacctcgccggcgccattCCTCCGGAGGTCGGTAAGCTTGGCAACCTCAGCTTCTTGGACCTCAGCTCCAACAGGCTTTCCGGCGCCATCCCGGCCGACATCGCCGGCTGCCGGAACCTCACGTTCGTCGACCTCCACGGCAATGCCATCACCGGCGTCCTGCCGCCGGGGCTGTTCCACGATATGCCGTCGCTGCAGTACCTGGACCTCTCGTACAACTCCATCAGCGGAGTGATCCCGTCGGACATCGGCAGGCTCGGTTCGCTCACGAAGCTCGTTCTCGGCGGGAACAGGCTCACGGGTCAGATACCGCCGGAGATCGGCTCGTGCTCGCGGCTCCAGCTCCTGGACCTCGGCGGCAACGCGCTCTCCGGCGCGATTCCTGCGAGCATCGGCAAGATTCCGGGGCTGGAGATTGCCCTCAATCTGAGCTGCAACGGCCTGTCTGGCGCAATACCCAAGGAGTTCGCCGGGCTCGTGCGGCTCGGTGTCCTCGACGTGTCGCACAACCAGCTCTCCGGCGATCTCCAGCCGCTGTCCGCGCTCCAGAACCTTGTCGCGCTCAACATCTCCTTCAACAgcttcgccggccgcgcgccggcgacggcgttcTTCGCGAAGCTTCCGACGAGCGACGTGGAGGGCAACCCGGGGCTGTGCCTGACGCGCTGCCCCGGCGACGCCAGCGACCGCGAGCGCgcgtcgcgccgcgccgcgaAGGTCGCCACCGCCGTGCTGCTCTCCGCCCTCGTggcgctcctcgccgcggcggcgttccTCCTCGTAGGCCGGCGCAGGGGCtccgcgcgcggcgccggcgacggcgacgacaagGACGCCGAGATGCTGCCGCCGTGGGACGTGACCCTGTACCAGAAGGTGGAGATCAGCGTGGGCGACGTGGCACGCAGCCTGACGCCGGCGAACGTCATCGGGAAGGGGTGGTCCGGGTCGGTGTACCGCGCGGCCGTGCCGTCGACGGGCGGCGTGACCATCGCCGTGAAGAAGTTCCGGTCGTGCGACGAGGCGTCGGCGGAGGCGTTCGCGTGCGAGGTCGGCGTGCTGCCCCGGGTGCGCCACCGCAACATCGTGCGGCTCCTGGGCTGGGCGGCCAACCGCCGGACGCGCCTCCTCTTCTACGACTACCTCCCGAACGGCACCCTCGGCGGCCtgctgcacggcggcggcgccgtggcggaGTGGGAGGTGCGGCTGGCGATCGCCGTGGGCGTGGCCGAGGGTCTCGCGTACCTCCACCACGACTGCGTGCCGGCGATCCTCCACCGCGACGTCAAGGCCGACAACATCCTCCTCGGCGAGCGCTACGAGGCGTGCCTCGCCGACTTCGGCCTCGCCAGGgtcgccgacgacggcgccaaCTCGTCGCCCCCGCCCTTCGCCGGGTCCTACGGCTACATCGCCCCCG AGTACGGGTGCATGAGCAAGATCACGACgaagagcgacgtgtacagcttcggggtGGTGCTGCTGGAGGTGAtcacggggcggcggccggtggaggcggcgtTCGGGGAGGGGCGGAGCGTGGTGCAGTGGGTGCGGGAGCACCTGCACCAGAAGCGGGACCCTGCCGGCGTGGTGGACCCGCGGCTGCAGGGCCGGCCGGACGCGCAGGTGCAGGAGATGCTGCAGGCGCTCGGGATCGCGCTGCTCTGCGCCAGCGCGCGGCCCGAGGACCGGCCCACCATGAAGGacgtggcggcgctgctgcgggGCCTCCggaacgacgacggcgccgaggcGCGCAAGGtcagcggcggcggatccgggggagCGAGGCTGGACTCGGCGAAGTGGGCCGCCGACGCCCCCTCGCCGACCAAACCCACGGCCCTCCCCCGCCCGGCCCAAGCCCAGTCGCAGTCCCAGTCCAGCTCGTTGGCCTACTCAATGTAA
- the LOC117858191 gene encoding protein neprosin — translation MASRKVPIIASLVPFLLLLLLVGLASARKDGGGGRARARVPFRAGDERDAYRRIMARMARMEKDCNKTIQSPDGDVIHCVPSHRQPAFDHPKLRGQKPEDEPAVRPMTKGGGGAAGEEEEESVFFRQAWSDGGERCPEGTVPIRRTTAQDVLRSGSARRFGMKPRASNVRRDSTSSGHEHAVGYVTGDQFYGAKASLNVWSAKVASAAEFSLSQIWVISGSFGNDLNTIEAGWQVSPELYGDSNPRFFTYWTTDAYQATGCYNLHCSGFVQTNSRIAIGAAISPTSVYNGRQFDISLLIWKDPHRGNWWLQLGSGPLVGYWPSFLFTHLGGHANMVQFGGEVVNSRPSGSHTPTQMGSGHFPREGFNRAAYFRNVQVVDGDNSLVPAATLRLVADHPGCYDIRGGYNRAWGNYFYYGGPGRNVHCP, via the exons ATGGCTTCTAGGAAGGTCCCAATCATTGCCTCCCTTGTCCCcttcctgctcctcctcctcctcgtcggatTGGCTTCCGCGaggaaggacggcggcggcggcagggcgcgggcgcgggtgcCCTTCCGCGCCGGGGATGAGCGGGACGCGTACAGGAGGATCATGGCCCGGATGGCCAGGATGGAGAAGGACTGCAACAAGACAATCCAG AGCCCCGACGGCGACGTCATCCACTGCGTGCCGTCGCACCGGCAGCCGGCGTTCGACCACCCCAAGCTCAGAGGGCAGAAGCCCGAG GATGAGCCTGCGGTGAGGCCCATGaccaagggcggcggcggcgccgccggtgaggaggaggaggagtccgTGTTCTTCCGGCAGGCgtggagcgacggcggcgagcggtgccCCGAGGGGACGGTGCCGATACGGCGGACGACGGCGCAGGACGTGCTGCGCTCCGGCTCCGCCCGCCGGTTCGGGATGAAGCCCCGCGCCAGCAACGTCCGCCGCGACTCCACCAGCAGCGGCCACGAG CACGCGGTGGGGTACGTGACCGGGGACCAGTTCTACGGCGCCAAGGCGAGCCTGAACGTGTGGTCGGCCAaggtggcgtcggcggcggagtTCAGCCTCTCCCAGATCTGGGTCATCTCCGGCTCCTTCGGCAACGACCTCAACACCATCGAGGCCGGATGGCAG GTCAGCCCTGAACTGTATGGAGATAGCAACCCAAGGTTCTTCACGTACTGGACG ACCGACGCATACCAGGCGACTGGGTGCTACAACCTGCACTGCTCCGGCTTCGTCCAGACCAACAGCCGGATCGCCATCGGAGCCGCCATCTCGCCCACCTCCGTCTACAACGGCCGCCAGTTCGACATCAGCCTGCTCATATGGAAG GACCCACACCGCGGGAACTGGTGGCTGCAGCTGGGGTCGGGCCCGCTGGTGGGGTACTGGCCGTCGTTCCTGTTTACGCACCTGGGCGGGCACGCCAACATGGTGCAGTTCGGCGGCGAGGTTGTGAACTCGCGCCCGTCGGGCTCGCACACGCCCACGCAGATGGGGAGCGGCCACTTCCCGCGGGAAGGCTTCAACCGCGCCGCCTACTTCCGCAACGTGCAGGTGGTGGACGGCGACAACAgcctcgtccccgccgccacGCTCCGGCTCGTCGCCGACCACCCCGGCTGCTACGACATCCGGGGAGGGTACAACCGCGCATGGGGGAACTACTTCTACTACGGCGGGCCTGGCAGGAACGTGCACTGCCCCTAG